ATATTTAAACAGTTGGTAAATGTATGTCAAACCATAATTGATCATCCTAAAAATAAAGATATCACCTTACTAATCGATACCCACAATACAAATATAGAAGATGCACAATTTTTACTAGCAGATGTCTTATTAAATCTTTGCTATAAGAAAAATATAGCAGCCAATGATAATAATTCCCCAGAATTTAATTTATTAAACGTAAGCTCATTGGAAGAATATAAAGGTTTGTTACCAGTTTTGTCCTCTAGAATTGTTTTCGAGGGTGAAAACCAAGAATTCATTAAACAAATAGGATTAGGAAATTTACCTTTTTGTAATTTAGCAGAATTAAGTAATAATCCTCTTGATATATCTGGTTTATCTATTCCGCATCATTAAAAAAGTAAAATTTTATGAGTACATGGCAATTAAGCATCCCCGTCGCCCTTATTTTTTTCCATCGCACTGATACCACTCAGAGAATATTTGAAGCTATTCGTGAAGCACAACCACCGACATTATTAGTTATTTGTGATGCTCCAAGAACTGATAAAGAAGGAGAAGCAGAAAAATGTGCGGCTACTAGAGCAATTATTAATCAAGTTGACTGGGAATGTGAAGTTTTAACTAATTACTCTGATGTTAATTTGGGTCCACGGAAACGAATTAGTAGTGGAATAGATTGGGTTTTTGAGCAGGTAGAAGAGGCTATTATCCTAGAACATGATTGTTTACCTCATCCTACTTTTTTTCGTTACTGTGAAGAATTATTAGAAAAATATCGTGATAATGAAAATATCATGATTATTTCTGGTAATAACTTACAATTTGGTAGAAAAAGAACCGAAGATAGTTATTATTTTTCTCGCTATAGTCATATTTGGGGTTGGGCAACTTGGCGCAGAGCATGGAATAAATATGACGTTTCAATAGAAATATGGGATTCTTTAAAAGAAAGCTCTTGGCTTCATAACTTTTTGCAGAATGAACAAGCAACTATGTACTGGTCAAGGAGATTTGATCATGTTTTAAATGGGTTTAATACATGGGATTACAGTTTACTTTTTAGTCTGTGGATTAATGAAGGATTATGTATTTTACCTGAAGTAAATTTAGTTTCAAATATCGGCTTTGGGGCAAATGCAGAGAATTGTAAAGATACGTCCAGTCCTCTGGCAAATATGAAAGCAGAACCAATAAAGTTTCCTCTTAAACATCCTCCTACTGTAACTAGAAATATAGAGGCTGATGATTTTACAGAACAATATATCTTTAGTGGAGGTAGTAAAAATTCTAAACTTACCTTTATTTCCTATGCTCAAAATTTTGAAGATGTTTTACTAAATCGTGTATTTAAATATAAAACGCGAGGTTTTTATATTGATGTTGGAGCTTTACATCCAACTTTTGATTCAGTAACCAAAGCTTTTTATGATCGTGGATGGTCAGGAATAAATATAGAGCCAATCAAAGAATACCATAATTTATTTCAGCAACAACGCCCAAGAGATATTAATCTGAATATTGCTCTCAGTAATTTAGAAGGCAAACTAGATTTTTTTCAAGTAGTAGGACAACCTGGGAACTCTACTTTAAATAAAGAAATAGCTTATGAAATAGCGAAAGAAAAAGATTTAGATGTTTCTCAATATACAGTTTCTGTAAAAACTTTAGCGTCAATTTGCAAAGAGTACGTTAATCAGAAAATTGATTTTCTCAAAATTGATGTTGAAGGTTTAGAAGAAGATGTGATTTTAAGTGGTAACTGGGAAATATTTAGACCAACGGTATTAGTAATAGAAACAACTCAACCAAACACTAACATTCGTTGTAAAAATAATATTCCTCAGATTTTAACAGACAAAGGTTATAAACACGTATTTTTTGATGGAATTAATGATTATTATATAGCCGCAGAATCAGAAAATTTGGCAAAGCATTTTGCTTACCCAGTCAATATTTTAGATTTTTATGTAAATTATAGATTTGTAGAACAACAAAGGCAAATCAATGAATTAAATAGAATACTAAATTCAAAAAATAATTCAATACCAACGATTCAGACTACTAATCTTCAGTCGGTTCAGTCAGAGAATATAAATTTCTTGAAACCAACTATTCTCATTGATGGTGTATTTTTCCAACTATATAATACAGGAATTGCTAGAGTTTGGCGCAGTCTCTTAGAACAATGGGCAAACACCGATTTTGCTCAACATATATTAGTCTTAGATAGAGCCAATACTGCACCCAAAATTCCTGGTATTCGCTATCGGACAATTCACCCCTACGACTATAATAATAGCGAAGCTGATAAACAGATACTTCAACAAATCTGTGAAGAAGAACAAGCAAAATTATTTATTTCCACCTACTACACCACCCCCATTGATACCCCTTCCGTATTCATGGCTTATGACATGATACCCGAAGTCTTAGGAGGTAACTTAAATGAACCTATGTGGCGTGAAAAACATAACGCAATTAAACACGCCTCTGCTTATATTTCTATTTCTGAACATACAGCTAAAGACTTAAGTAAACTTTTCTCTGATATACCCTTAGAATCAATTAATGTTGCTCATTGTGGTGTAGCTGATCATTTTTCTCCTGCTTCCCAAAACGAAATCAACACCTTTAAACATAAATATGGCATCAGTAAACCCTATTTTCTCTTAGGTGGTTTACGAGGATATAAAAACTCAATTCTCTTTTTCCAAGCCTTCAGCCAATTAGCCAATAAACAAGGTTTTGATATAGTCGCCACAGGTGCAGGTAGCCAATTACCTCCAGAATGGCGACAATATACAGCAGGCTGTACTTTTCATAGCTTGCAATTAACCGATGAAGAATTAAGACTAGCTTATTCTGGTGCTGTAGCCCTGGTTTATCCTTCCAAATATGAAGGGTTTGGAATGCCGATAATTGAAGCAATGGCTTGTGCTTGTCCTGTAATTACTTGTCCTAACGCCTCAATTCCCGAAGTTGGAGGAGAAGCAGTAATATATGTCAATGATGATGATGTCATAGCATTAGCTGATGCTTTATGTGAAGTACAAAAGCCCAGTTTAAGAAATGTTTTAATTAATGCCGGATTAGCACAGGCTAAAAAGTTCTCATGGACAAACATGGCGGAAATTGTCAGTACAGCTTTAGTTGATGCAACTTTGCTGTATTTGAATCTCAGGGACATTAACTATATCATTTTCCCAGATTGGACGCAACCAGAGGATGAACTGGGCTTAGAGTTACAACAGGTAATTCAAACATTAGCCACTCATCCTGAAAGTGAAAAAATTACCCTGATTATTAACGTAGGTAATATTGCTACCGAGGATGCAGAAATGTTTTTATCTAGTGTCGCCATGAATTTATTAATGATGGAAGATTTAGATATTAGTGATAGTATCAATATTTCCCTCATTCCAGAATTAGCAAATATGCAATGGCAATGTTTATTACCTCGCATTCATAGCAAAATAATTTTAAATCATGAAGATGCAACTGCATTCAAATCAGCACCAGTTAGCAATTTAAACAATTTGCCAATAGATAACCTCATCCCATCCTGATACAAAAACCTATACTTTTAACTCCCCTCTCCTTGACAAGGTGAGGGGTTGGGGGTGGGGTAATTTACATGACATTTTACCCCCCTTAATCCCCCTTAATCCCTCCTTAGTCAGGAGGGAAACTAGAAAATTAACTCCCCTCTCCTTTACAAGGGGAGGGGTTGGGGGTGGGGTAATTCATCCCGAATGCTCGTTCACATATATTTCCCACATCTGGCGATATGCGTTTTCCATCTCACGGGTAAACTGTTCACCATTCCATAAAGGAGCAGTTTTTTTACCTTGTCTTAATTTCCAAGAAATTTGTTGTCGTAAATTTTCATCCTTACCCAAACGTACTCCCCATTCCACATATTCCTCATCACTCCACGCTATACCTTCTGTAATCCCAGCATTAATCATCATGGTATAACTATTACGGGCTGCAAATTGTTGTCCGACTTTCGTAACTAAGGGAATTTCTCGCCACAGCGTTTCTAAAGTGGTGGTGGCTCCATTATAGGGATACGTATCTAACACCACATCCGCAAGGCTCAGATTGGCTCTATGAATGGCTTCTGATGACACCAAAGGTAAAAACCGGAAACGATTAAAATCCACATTTTGAGATTTTGCCAAATCGAGATAAAATTTCTCAGAAGCTTGTTCATCAGCTTCTCCTTTAATCAGCAAATAACTATTCGGTACTTCCTTGATAATTGCAATTTGTAATTTTGCATGGTCTAAGTGACGTTTATAACCTTTTTGAGTCACAAAATAAACAACAGCGTCTTCAGGTATATCTAATTGTTCTCTTCTGAGGGTTGGGGTATTCACCTCAAAGCCATCAACAGCGACGTAGGTTTGAGGTAAACGCCAAATTTTCTCTTGGTAGTAGTCTTGAGCATTTTCGGGAAGCACATACTCGTCAGCAATAAAATAGTCAATAGTTGATAAACCCGTAGCATCCCAACCCAACCAAGTAACTTGAATGGGCGCAGGTTTAATGGCTAATATTTCCCCAACAAAATCAAAAGTTAAACTATCTAAATCCACTAAAATATCAATACCATCTGCATGAATTTGTTGCACAGCTTCATACTTTTGTGACAATTGATAACTATAGGATTGGTCAGATTTTTCTCTAAACCACTCTTGCAAATTATGGTTATTTTCAGTCGGTAAAAGTATATAAGTATAAATTTGAAATTCTTCCCGATTATGATAATTAAATAACCAGCGAGCAATCCAACCTACTGAATGCTCTCTCAAACAATGAGAAATATAGCCAATTTTCAAAACTTTCTTTGCTACTGCATTATGACCGGGCGGACAACGATATTGATTAATTATATTTTCGGCATAAATTTCTATATTTTGCCGATATAACTTCATTAAATCATTTTGCAAAGGGCGGATGGTAGCAGGTTCGTCTCGAAAATAGGGAAAAAAGAAGATAGAATTAAACAGACGTAACACAGAAATTTTTTGCTGAATTACAGGAAATTGTTTAATCACCTCCGTAATCAGTTCTTGCTGTTTGTTTATAGCTGTACAAGCTTCATCCCAATATCCTGTAGAATTCATTAATGATCTAATTAATATGCCATTAGCAAATATTTGTTTGGGTAAAGTTTCCGAACATAAAATCAACTTTCTGGCGGCATTAATTTCTTCAGCATATTGTCTAGACCTGTTGTATGCTGTAGTTAATTGCAACCATATCTCTGCTTCTTCAGGAGCTATGGATAATAAAATTTTCAGTACCTGGGCTGCATAACTATTTCCAGAAAAAACAGTCATGATTTTTACAGCACCAGAAATAACAATATAAAGAAACTCACTCACCTGAACACCGCGTTTTTTGATGATATCGGTGAAGATTTGCAGTAAATCTAAGGTATAGTCGGCAAAGGGTGTAAATTCTAAAATATCTTGTGTAACTTGGACAATTAAATTAACTTCGATTTCCTGACTCTCAGTAGTTAATTCTAGAACTTCCTGAATATTTAACTCTACAAAATCTTCATCATCTAATATTTCTAATTGCAGGGCTAAATGAAAAATAGCTAATAAATTATTAATATCTGTGGGGTTGATGCTTCTGAGATGTTGGCGAATTGTCCAAGCTAATTGCTTTTGCTGTAATTGCTCTTGGCGTTGTGCTTCTGATAGCAATATTTGACTCAGTTCCCATGTCCACAAATCAATCTGCTGGAAATCATCAGTTTCACCCATACCTAACAACCAGGTGAGGGGCGCTTGTTCTTCCTCACCTTGTAACAGCAGACATAAACCCAAATACCAATAATAAACCTTAATTTGTGGTTCTGTGGCAATGGCTTCTTCAAAGTAACTCGCTGCTGTGAGATAATCACCTTGGAGAATATATTGATAGCCTTGTTCAACTTTCACAGATTGATGATTCATTATTTTAATTCTTGTTTGTACTGTTCCCAAGTCAGAGTACCATTAATTTTTGCATCTTCTAATTCTGCTATTGCATCTTTAATATCCTCTTCATCTTCACATTCAGGGGAAACCGGAAAATCAACCCCCCTTAATCCCCCCTTAGTAAGGAGGGAAACCGGAAAATCAACTCCCCTCTCCTTCATAAGGAGAGGGGTTGGGGGTGAGGTAATAGACTCTGGTAAACACATTGAAATATGACTTTTATCTAAAGTGGTAAGCGGTAATTTACATGAAATTTTACCCCCCTTAATCCCCCCTTAGTAAGGAGGGAGACAAGAAAAGAAAACCCCCCTTAATCCCCCCTTAGTAAGGAGGGAGACAAGAAAATCAACTCCCCTCTCCTTCACAAGGAGAGGGGTTGGGGGTGAGGTAATAGACTCTGGTAAACACATTGAAATATGACTTTTATCTAAAGTGGTAAGCGGTAATTTACATGAAATTTTACCCCCCTTAATCCCCCCTTAGTAAGGAGGGAGACAAGAAAATCAACCCCCCTTAATCCCCCCTTAGTAAGGAGGGAGACAAGAAAAGAAAACCCCCCTTAATCCCCCCTTAGTAAGCAGGGAAACCGGAAAATCAACTCCCCTCTCCTTCACAAGGAGAGGGGTTGGGGGTGAGGTAATTCACGTAACATATTTTTCCCACATCTGCTGATATGCTTTCTCCATCTCCCGCGCAAACTGCTTACCATTCCATAAAGGTGAGGTTTGTCTTGACTGTCGCAGTTTCCAAGCTATTTGTTGTCTTAATTTTTCATCTTTACCCAACCTCACACCCCACTCAACATATTCCTCATCACTCCTAGCTAAACCTTCTGTAACTCCTACATTCATCATCATGGTATAACTATTCCGGGCTGCAAATTGCTCTCCCACTCTGGTGACTAAGGGGATACCCATCCATAATGTTTCTAGGGTGGTGGTTGCACCATTGTAGGGATAGGTATCTAATACTACATCTGCAATGGCTAAGTTGGCGCGATGTTCGGTGTCTGTTGGTACAGAAGGTAAAAATCTGAAACATTCTAAGTCT
The window above is part of the Nodularia spumigena CCY9414 genome. Proteins encoded here:
- a CDS encoding FkbM family methyltransferase, which translates into the protein MSTWQLSIPVALIFFHRTDTTQRIFEAIREAQPPTLLVICDAPRTDKEGEAEKCAATRAIINQVDWECEVLTNYSDVNLGPRKRISSGIDWVFEQVEEAIILEHDCLPHPTFFRYCEELLEKYRDNENIMIISGNNLQFGRKRTEDSYYFSRYSHIWGWATWRRAWNKYDVSIEIWDSLKESSWLHNFLQNEQATMYWSRRFDHVLNGFNTWDYSLLFSLWINEGLCILPEVNLVSNIGFGANAENCKDTSSPLANMKAEPIKFPLKHPPTVTRNIEADDFTEQYIFSGGSKNSKLTFISYAQNFEDVLLNRVFKYKTRGFYIDVGALHPTFDSVTKAFYDRGWSGINIEPIKEYHNLFQQQRPRDINLNIALSNLEGKLDFFQVVGQPGNSTLNKEIAYEIAKEKDLDVSQYTVSVKTLASICKEYVNQKIDFLKIDVEGLEEDVILSGNWEIFRPTVLVIETTQPNTNIRCKNNIPQILTDKGYKHVFFDGINDYYIAAESENLAKHFAYPVNILDFYVNYRFVEQQRQINELNRILNSKNNSIPTIQTTNLQSVQSENINFLKPTILIDGVFFQLYNTGIARVWRSLLEQWANTDFAQHILVLDRANTAPKIPGIRYRTIHPYDYNNSEADKQILQQICEEEQAKLFISTYYTTPIDTPSVFMAYDMIPEVLGGNLNEPMWREKHNAIKHASAYISISEHTAKDLSKLFSDIPLESINVAHCGVADHFSPASQNEINTFKHKYGISKPYFLLGGLRGYKNSILFFQAFSQLANKQGFDIVATGAGSQLPPEWRQYTAGCTFHSLQLTDEELRLAYSGAVALVYPSKYEGFGMPIIEAMACACPVITCPNASIPEVGGEAVIYVNDDDVIALADALCEVQKPSLRNVLINAGLAQAKKFSWTNMAEIVSTALVDATLLYLNLRDINYIIFPDWTQPEDELGLELQQVIQTLATHPESEKITLIINVGNIATEDAEMFLSSVAMNLLMMEDLDISDSINISLIPELANMQWQCLLPRIHSKIILNHEDATAFKSAPVSNLNNLPIDNLIPS